From the genome of Triticum aestivum cultivar Chinese Spring chromosome 1A, IWGSC CS RefSeq v2.1, whole genome shotgun sequence:
AAGGAAAATGACATTACAATCTGGATGAATTGCAAACATCTGATAAAAATCACCATCTTTGCGACAATGCCTTCCGAACAGCTCTGAAACATTAACAGTATGCTTTAGGGTCCACTTTCCAGTACCATAGTCCTCAAGAACCCAAATATCGAGTTCACTATCATCACAATAATCCACCTGCCACGCATACAAACGCCCTTGAGATTGCCCAGTCAAAACAATATTACAGCTCGTCCAGTCAACTGGCATTTGAATCTCCTTCCAAACTTTCCCCTCCACGTCAACTGTGGGTATTATTGAATTACAAAGGGTGGCCAAATGCATGGTGCCATTCAAGAAGACATGTGTGCGTCTACTACAATCCACATGAGTTACGGAGGACCACTTAGTCTGCACGTAAGTCCACTGTCCAGTTTTTGATGAGTAGATCGCCATTTGTCCAGGAAGGTGGTCAGCATTGTAAGGGGTTGCAAACACCATAAAGCGGGTTGGGACAGCGGCTTCGAAACCTAAGTAAGTCATTGGTATGCCTTTCTTCCATGGGTGGCTGCACTCTTGAGCCGGAAATACTACAGGAGGCAGCACAGTCCACTCTTGAGTCGCGGGATTGCACACAACATAATCATTTTCACACGCAGAACACGAATTCCAGCAGCTGCAAAGGAGAAGACCTTCGCACAATTGTTCGACATGAACGTTTTCGTACCTCTGCCGCAAGAAAGGGAGAGAAGGGTCGACCAGAGGCAGACCTCTCCCGGACAAATTGCGGAATTTGAGGACACCGGCGTTCTTGTAGAAGAAGCCGGAGAGGGTCTGTGGCGACCTCTTGAGGATGTCCCGGGCGGAGCAGAGGACGAGCCACGGCTTGGACACGCACTTGAAGCGGCAGAGGGACCTGTAGGGCACTCGCGAAAGGATCTCGACGAGGGCGCCCTCGGGGAGGCTCGGCACGGGCTGCTGCTCCAGCTTCTGCTTCTTCTCCTGTCAATGATACAAACGGTTCGTTCAGGTTCCCGATTCCTTTCCTTTCTTGGATCGAAGATGGGGGCACACTAGAAGATTGGAAGGCCTTGTAAAAAAAGAAGAGGGACTTGGAGCAAACCTTGGAAGCTACTGCAGAAATGGTGGGGAGCTGCGGCGTGTCCTCCTCGCGGTGGACGGTCGCCGGTGGGTGGCTCTGCACCGTGCTGCTGCCATGCtcgtctccttcttctcctcctcctcctggcggcaTCGCCTCCTGCCCGGCCCGCGGATCCGTGCCTCGAGGCAGTCGACTCGACGGTTGCGACGCCGGCCGCCGCTGCTCGCCGGGGCTAGGGCTCGGGATGGGGAATGGGGCGGCGGCTGATTTGGGAACGTGAGTAACTAACCCGGTGAGAGTGTGTACTCCGTCATAACGGGCTCGTGGATTAGTACCATCAGCAGGTGGCCATGTAAAAACGGCCCAATGGATCATGGTAGTTTCTCAGACCTCTCGCCTTGTTTCCGAGGAAAAAAGAAACTCCCCTGGGTTTTTTTATACATACATGCACAGTAGTGTAAACGATATCTGCATCAGGGGAATGTACATAGCGGTTTTTGTATGTGTTGGTACTAGTATATTCTGAATTATTACCTTCTTGCACCTGTTAGTCTTCGAAGCAATTCCCAAGATACTCCATACTGACATTGATCTTTGCTAGATGAATTAACAGCACTTGTTTTTGACTAAAAAGCAGCAGGGTACTAATTTTCGTTGATAGAGGAGTGAAAATACAAATGGTGTATCCGGTAGCAAGAACAAAAAAAGGACTGGTGCGGCACCAAAAGCCATACAATATACACCGGCTCGAGCAAGAATTAAGGGCAGCTCGAAGAATGAAGCCATCAACGCTAAGGGCAACTCTAGCCGAGGAGTTACGCTGGACATAGCCAAACCCTTATTTGGTTTAGCTGCTTAAAAATTGTAGGAGATGCGTCATTCGGCTCTCAAATTTGATAGGCCGCGGCAAATTCTCGGGatccgcctccccccccccccccccccccccccccgtgcaatGACCTCTCTCTCCGTCCCACTTCAATTCACTTGTTGAATGGACCCATATCACTGCTGTCATCGCCTAGCTCTCGTGGATGAAAAAGCATCGAGCTTAGTTTCGTCCAAAACAAAGTCGACAGACAATCAAAGATGTCAGAGAGCACCCGCGGAGGCGCTAGACGGCCACGGAATCGCGGCCACACCGGTAAAATTCTGAAGATCACAGTTCGGTTGTGGCGAGCTTGGTCGGCGACCGACAAACACGGTCTTAGGAGAATCTTCCTCTTCGGGAGGCCGCATGCCGTGTCCCAGCCCTACCGTTGACCCGTAGCCTCGACGTCAACTCAATGCCGCCGGCGGATCGAGGCTCTCACCTCCTCTAGCCATAAAGTGTTCGACGAATTACATAGGTAAGATTTTTGGCTTTTCCATTGTGTTTTTTGCGGTGAAATTCAATATAAAATATTGGGTAGTGTAGATGAAGAGGTTAAGAGAGATGTTCTTCGACGACTCTTCGTCCGAGGACGAggtagaagatgatgatggttttgaaATGGACAATATCGTGATCGTCAACTAGGACATTAGGCGACCAAGACTAGGATCACAGTTTGGCCGCTTGTACATCAATCGGGGCAGAGAAGAGGCCCATGAGAAGATTATGAAGGATTATTTCGGACCCAATGCAACCTATCCGGAGAAGTATTTTCCGCAACATTTTCGGATGCACCGAAGTATCTCCCCGACCATTGCAAAACTTGTGTGAGGAGCATGATCCATATTTGTCACTACCTTGTAGATGGCATCTATCCTCGATGGCCCATATTTTGTGAAGACAATCCCACGTCCTCAAGGAAACCAGAGATCCCACTTTGCAAATGCAACAAGAGTAGAGAAGAAAGAATGTTGAGACAGCTTTTGGTTTGCTTCAAAAGCTCTTTGACATTGTTCATGCCCATGCCAAGTATTGGAACCCACATGTCCTATTGCAAATAATGGCATGTTGCGTCAACCGTGAAGTTCATACCCAGCTCTAAGATGATCTTGTTGAGCACTTGTGGGCACTTCATAGCAGTTGATTGTTGTGATTCTATCATGCTCTTTATCTACTTCATTTGGACCCTGTCgtaagtttgaatttgaataattAAACTTGTAAACTTTGAATCCGTAATCTTTATGAATTGTGTGAACCTTAATTATTAAGTTTGGATTTAATATGTTTGCAAATATGTTGTTGAAATGGAGTATGTAAATCAAAATTTagaaaattggcgaagatcttttTTTTAGGGATGTAGGTTTTAGAAGTTCGGATAGGAACCGTTTTTATCTAACTCTTCAAAATTGAGGAGTTGAGGGTTGAGGGGGTGTTTAAGGGGCTAAAAATAGGCGGCTACTCCAATTTGGCTGACCGATCTAGCACTAAATTGGTCGCGCACCACCCGTTGGATCAAGCCGTGGTGCGTCGCTGGATCAAAATTCAGACGGATTTACTCTTTTCTTTAGTTGTCGCGAAGCTAACCTGATCTGCAGACATATCACAAACACATGTCAATTTTCAATTAAGCTGGCTTTGCTCTTTTCTTTAGTTGTCGTGAAATTAACCTAATCTGCAAACATATCACAAACACATGTCAATTTTCAATTAAGCGGCCGACGTCGACAACGCGTCATACTACGCAATAGCTGTCTGAATTTCTCTGGGTATTTCTTGCACTTGGAGTGCAACTGTATCAAATAGTATGTGTAGGTGGCATTCCATGTCTAAGTCAAAGTTCAGCACGAATAAGTTTGCTGAATCGATGCGTTTGGAACGACACAAGAAGGCTCACCTTGTGGATCTGACGTCAGTTAAATTAGTCGCGACGCCTAGCAATCAGATGGATCAGCAAATACGCCTACAGAAGACTGCACCCGCGACGACAGATACGTCGATCTCCGGCCACCATACAACCACACTGCTACAGCGTGGTTATCATCTTAacacttttttggaaaaaaaaaatcaTGAGATCAAAATGTGATGGCCAATTTTCAGTTCCAACGCCTACAGTGTCGCGTCCAACACAACACAACATCTCATGCAGTTCTCAGCATGGCCCGCTGATAAATAAGGCTATCCAACAACTTTTCCTAAGATTTGAGGTGAAGGTTGTAATGGAATCCCATCTCTAAATGATCTTATATTTAGTGtcaaaaatgatcttatattttgggacggaagaAGTACATTCAGCAAAAACTAAACCTTCAACAAACAAAGCAATGACAGGAAAACCACCATTATCCTTTTGAGTATATAATAAAAGGGTCGTCCTCAACTTCTAGTAAAGAGCAGGACCGAAAATCAAAGTTGGGCAACCTAGAACACAAATTTGACAATCTAGTTAGGATTCATGTAAGGGAATGGCGAGCTCTATCGGAACCAAAATTAATGACACATGTATTGAGAACCAGTATTATTTAGTGTACTAAATTCAGCATTTTTTTGAAAAGAGGGGACTCCCCgccctctgcatcagaacgatgcatacggccaacttATTAAAAAAATAGGTTTAACAAGGTCTTAAAGTCTCAATTGAAAATAAAGAAGAGCTCACAAAGAGCCAAAAGAACCAAAAACAAACTAGCCACAAAAAGCCACAACCCGCTGACATAagagagataggtaaactaattgcccatcctattacatgaccgccatccaaaccggttgaagatcccgtgctaccatctcccagcggatagatccagtaaccaaatgctccctggcctccgtcggagtgagtagcgaccacatacggatcaacgcagtgactcggaaaataacctgcaaaaaatgaatattttttgttttgttaaaaaacaaatcatttctgcagttccagactgcccacaataaagcacaaactcctacgcgaatgtgtctcgctgtttcgggctctatcccgttaagccacgttccaaataacgtgttgacagaactcggtggagtaatattaaatgcAATATGGACTGTCCACGATAGAACTTTGGCTAACTggcaatcaagaaaaaggtgtttgatagtttcatcccgatcacagaaactacacctagtaggtcctttTCAATTACGCTTTGCCAAATTGTCCTTGGTTAATATTACTTGTTTATGGACAacccacataaacactttgattttcaaaggaactttgacagcccaaacatgtttTGAACTAGGAATCGAGCTTGAATTGATAACATCAAGATACATTGATTTAACAGTaaactctccagacctagtaagaTTCCAGCGTAATTTATCGAGCTGTTGagatagctgaacctccatcagtctacttacTAGATgaagccattcttcccaacgattgccaacTATTGTccttctgaactgaatattaaggggactGGATTGAAGTACCGTTGCAACGAAcgcctcacgtcgttgaacaatacgatacagagACGGGTATTGAATGGCAAGGGGGGTctctccgagccaagtatcctcccagaatcgcgtGCTAGCACCGTTGCCAttaataaactttgtcctattaaacaaggTTAATTTGactttcataagccctttccaaaaaggtgagtcagtcggccttgctgtcacctgggacaaagttttggagtgAAGATACTTGCTACGGAGGATCTGCGTCCAAGTGGCATCAGTCTCTACCGATaacttccacagccacttgctaagaagacatctgttcttgacctcaagattctcaataccaagacccccttggtctttcggtcgacagatgatatcccatttggcgagtctgtattttctttttagttcatcgctctgccagaagaaccgtgatcgatagaagtccagtcttttcctaactccaactgggacttcgaagaacgacaaaagaaacataggcatactcgtgagaatCGAGTttatcagaattaatcggcctccgtatgacatgagcttgcccttccagcaactcagtttcttttcaaagcgGTCCTCGATGCACTTTCATTCTTTGTTTGTAAGCTTACAATGGTGGATTGGTATATCTAGATATGTAAAAGGTAAAGTTCCCaattcgcacccaaacaattgcctatatgcCTCTTGTTCGTCATTGGCTCTAATTGCACGTTCAATCAACAAAGCAGTGACAGGAAAACCACCTTTATCCTTATTActattacaaacaaaaaaaagttGCCGTGCTCAACCTCAACAACTAAGGAGCAGGACCCAAATCAaatgaacaacttagaacagaaattTAACAGTCTATTTAGGATTCATCCAAGGGAATGGCGAGCTATATCAAAACCAGAATTAAGAGTGCACAAGTACTTTAGTGATGAATGGTGAACCTGTATgtatgttagggcatctccagccgttggcccccccagggggcgtctaaaagcgccgcctgggggtgagacGGCGCAAAAAATAGCCCTGGGGGCGAGTcggtccccagccgtcggcccccaaggccgcccccaggcgcgtatTTAGAAAAAGACCGTTCGGCAaagttatgataaaaactagttaaatttcggccaaacatggcaaatttcggtgaaattcgcgcattttcattacattaacctaatctaaaaaaagaaaagggctgaagtcgtcgccgccgtcgccgccatcgtcgtcgtcggccttctcctccttgacgcgggcgcccctactggacccctgcccggcgtcaccatggcggactggcggcggcgcgtcgtcgtcgtcgtcgctgtcgcataagacgacgaccccgtcttcaacgcggccgcgtcggcgctcctccAAGTGGCGCAGGATGGCGCGCTGgcgttccttctccttctccttctcccggcgcgccttctccatcgcaatggagtcctggcgcgcccattatagggtcgcgtcgtcgtcgtcgaactccgcctccatcggcgccagccccggctccgtcttcaccggcgccagccccggctccatcttcggcttgacgaagcgcggaggagccgacgaggagggggcgcgccggccgccctcgttgatgacgatgccgacgctgcgagtgcgccggccgattggcatctccgccgcgggctcggccttgacgccgagaagCGCCGGAGAACCGGAGGAGTGGGAAGAtgagcgagaggaggaagatgaggaggaggcgaacctccttggcgcccatgcgcGTCGGTGTTGTGACGGGGCGGCCCCCGTCGCAGGTTAGGTCAACGGCGGTTTGTTGCCGCCGtcgaggtgcgtcagcacgccctccAGCGTGCGGCCCAGGACGCCCCATCACAGGTGGCGCCCCACACTGTTCTTCatgccgccgaccaccggcgcgtcgTTGGTGGAGACCAGGCGCTGCTGTTGGCggcgctggaagtacgccgcccaagccgcgtgatTGCCggtggcgtactgggggagggagcgcTCGTCGTCGGTCAGGGAGGCGCGCGCGACCttgacctcctcggcgaagtacgtgggcttcgccacggcgtcgggtaACGGGGGAACATGCACTCCCCCGTCGCTGAGccgccaccccgtcggcccggcgcgcatgtccggcggcgccggggtgtttgcctggaacaggagccaggactcctgtccGCGGAGCGAACaccggccgaagccgttcgccgccgcctcgtctccggggaagcgcTCTGCCACGGCGACGGGCTCGGCGGtggtagagagggagagagaggggctgccggtGCCGCTCGGGAGAGGAAGACGGAGACGGAGagagaggggctgggcggcggcgaggggcgagtCTGGTGTGGGCACCGGCGAGAaccgccggcttttatagccgctccgcgcccgtgtgtacgcgtgcgagggaggggaggcgtcggcgcgccgtcccgaGACGCGCCGCCCGtgtggaatcaatggcaaggctgaccggcggtagccttgccattgattccagCAGGAACCGAGGCAGTTGTGGGGAAGACGAGCCGCCGTGtccctgacgcggctggcccgcggctttttcgcgccaaaacagttcgccctggcgcccccgggcgccccccagcgtgccgggttcggcctgggtccgccggcgttgttttcggcccaggccggcgaaaatcgggctcctgagacacgactgggccgttttttcggcgccggcgcaaaaaaaaAACGTCTGGAAGACATTTCtggaggcgcggctggagatgcccttatcaCCCCGGTCTTACTACAGACATATAAGTATCAATGAGTGAATCACGTTGTTTGCTGCCCCTCAAAAGATCCTCTTTCCCGAGCAAAAAAGAAGATGAATTGACTGTCTTCCAGGTTTGTTTAGCTGCACATTTCTCGACACCATCAATGGAAGTCCATGCGGGTAACATACAAGAAACTAATATTTCTTTACCATGCCTCTACCCCTATATGCTGCGATATAAAAGAGACGATCCACAAACAAACATACCAAATCTTACAAATGCATAAAAGCAGAGGTAGCATCGATGGATAACAAGTTGCTATACGTTGAGAAGAAATGATCCACAGATAATCACATCAAATCTTTAAAATGCATTAAAAAGGAGCATCGATGGATAGCAAACTGTAGACTGGAGATATTTACTTGCATAAAACAAACGGAAATAAAGAGGTGACAATAACACAGATAATGTAGTCTCAATATCTTATATTACCCACATCAGGGGCTAGCGAGTGGCCATAATAATTAGTGCTACATGACAGCAAATAGATTAAATAGCTAGGTGGATTCTTACAACTAAGCAGTACCATTAGCCTTACAAAGTCTTGGCTAATAAACATCGTTCAAAGCAACGATGGCATGCACCTGAACACAAGACTGTTCACATAGGAGTTGGGACTTCTCCACGCAATGCCACAAAATCAGGAGAGTAGGTACATAGCAACAAACTAAGTTTCGCAAAAGGTGCTGTCCCATTATAGGCACATGATGTAGCACTGAATCTCAGTGACCAGCTGAGGGCAATTCCGCAAAACAGGGAATATAAGGCAGACCATTCATGCCTTCAGTGCAGATAACATGCACTTTCTGATTATCCATGTCATACGACAATGTCAAGTTTTTCTTGTCAGTAAGAAAAATCATGTTGCAATCCGGATGAATTGCAAACATCACATAAGAATCTCCATCTTTACGGCAATTCCTTCCAAACAGCTCCAAAACGTTAACAGTATGCTTTAGGGTCCACTTTCCAGCATCATAATCCTCGAGGACCCAAATATTGAGTTGGCAATCACGAGAATTATCTATCCACCAGGCATACAAGCGTCCTTGTAAAAAGGCCCTTACTTCCAAAGCTGCAAGGGAGTGCGACAAGGGGACCCGCATTCACCTTTCTTATTCAATATGGTTGTGGAAGCCTTATCCAAAATGATCCTGAAAGCTCAAAGAGAGAAATTGATAACAGGTCTGGCTCCGGACCTGATTGATGGGGGGTAGCTATCCTCCAATATGCAGACGATACGGTTGTGTGTTTTGAGCATGATAAAGATGTTGCGGTTAATCTGAAACTCTTActttatttgtttgagcttatgtcAGGGCTTAAGATTAATTTTCTGAAAAGTGAAATTTTGTGTGTTGGAGGGGATGATGAGGTTCTTGCGTTTCATTCAAAACTCTTCAATTGTCAAATTGGCCACTTCCCTATGAAGTATTTAGGGGTGCCTGTGAGCTATTCTACCCTCCGTGCGATTGACTGGGATTTTTTTGATGACAAATTCCTCAAGTGCTGTGAATCCTGGATTGGTAATGCAGCCTCCTTAGGAGGAAGATTGACTCTTCTCAACTCGTCCCTTACGAGCATTGTTTTCTTTTACATGTCTATTTTTATGCTTTCTAAGAAGAATATTGAGAAGCTAGATAAACATAGGAAAAAGTTCTTTTGGCAAGAGACTGACGGTCGGAGAAGATATCACTTGGTTAGATGGTCTAGGATCTGCAGATCCAAGAATAAAGGgggtttgtgttggaaatatgccctagaggcaataataaattagttattattatatttccttgttcatgataatcgtttattatccatgctagaattgtattgataggaaactcagatacatgtgtggatacatagacaacaccatgtccctagtaagcctctagttgacta
Proteins encoded in this window:
- the LOC123181971 gene encoding F-box protein At5g07610, which gives rise to MPPGGGGEEGDEHGSSTVQSHPPATVHREEDTPQLPTISAVASKKKQKLEQQPVPSLPEGALVEILSRVPYRSLCRFKCVSKPWLVLCSARDILKRSPQTLSGFFYKNAGVLKFRNLSGRGLPLVDPSLPFLRQRYENVHVEQLCEGLLLCSCWNSCSACENDYVVCNPATQEWTVLPPVVFPAQECSHPWKKGIPMTYLGFEAAVPTRFMVFATPYNADHLPGQMAIYSSKTGQWTYVQTKWSSVTHVDCSRRTHVFLNGTMHLATLCNSIIPTVDVEGKVWKEIQMPVDWTSCNIVLTGQSQGRLYAWQVDYCDDSELDIWVLEDYGTGKWTLKHTVNVSELFGRHCRKDGDFYQMFAIHPDCNVIFLTNQKKKTVSYDMDNQKVHVICDEFMIGLPYTPCFAELPSAGH